One genomic region from Argentina anserina chromosome 2, drPotAnse1.1, whole genome shotgun sequence encodes:
- the LOC126785324 gene encoding magnesium transporter MRS2-3: protein MRIHYPTHHRSKSGTDPDDPDPTRAIMSGPGMTVGGPLRKKGMGVKPWLLLDSNGQAQVVEVGKHAIMRRTGLPARDLRILDPLLSYPSTVLGRERAIVINLEHIKAIITAQEVLLLNSRDPSVIPFIDELQEKLSRHSQASKAMKAQEGNGEESKWCDLEEAEAHLRGVNAAGGAGGGAQGGEASGKQGQEENREGLKVLPFEFTALEACLEAACSCLECEARTLELEAHPALDKLTSKISTLNLERVRQIKSRLVAITGRVQKVRDELEHLLDDDDDMAEMYLTEKLQLENSTTSSLTERDDMNVEGPQADIDDRNLADISLDATGESLNFEGDLRNTDDPQHESLDIHGTHTSSTRSVTTGKNLDVEELEMLLEAYFVQIDGTLNKLSTLREYVDDTEDYINIMLDDKQNHLLQMGVMLTTATLVVSAFVVVAGIFGMNIKIDLFDEAKAGMREWLWTIGGSTIGSVVLYIIAIVWCKYKRLLE, encoded by the exons ATGAGAATCCATTATCCCACTCACCACCGATCCAAGTCCGGCACCGACCCCGACGACCCGGACCCGACCCGGGCCATAATGTCCGGTCCGGGCATGACCGTGGGCGGCCCGCTGCGCAAGAAAGGCATGGGAGTCAAGCCGTGGCTGCTCCTCGACTCCAACGGCCAAGCTCAGGTAGTTGAGGTCGGAAAACACGCCATCATGCGCCGCACGGGTCTACCCGCCCGGGACCTCCGGATCCTCGACCCGCTCCTCTCGTACCCGTCGACGGTGCTCGGTAGGGAGAGAGCGATCGTGATTAACCTGGAGCACATCAAGGCCATCATTACTGCCCAGGAGGTTCTGCTGTTGAATTCCAGAGACCCGTCGGTGATTCCGTTCATCGATGAGCTTCAGGAGAAGCTCTCACGCCATAGCCAAGCCTCCAAGGCCATGAAAGCTCAG GAGGGGAATGGCGAAGAGTCGAAATGGTGTGACTTGGAGGAGGCCGAGGCGCATTTACGAGGCGTTAATGCCGCTGGTGGTGCTGGTGGTGGTGCTCAGGGAGGGGAAGCGAGTGGGAAGCAAGGTCAGGAGGAGAATCGTGAAGGATTGAAGGTGCTTCCTTTTGAGTTTACGGCATTGGAGGCGTGTCTTGAAGCCGCGTGCAGTTGTTTGGAGTGTGAG GCGAGGACATTGGAGCTGGAAGCTCATCCGGCTTTGGATAAGCTCACGTCAAAGATTAGTACACTCAATTTGGAACGTGTGCGTCAGATCAAGAGTCGGTTGGTGGCTATTACAGGTCGTGTGCAGAAG GTGAGGGATGAACTAGAACACTTGCtagatgatgatgacgatATGGCTGAAATGTATTTAACGGAAAAGTTACAACTTGAAAATTCTACTACCTCATCTTTGACTGAGAGAGATGATATGAATGTTGAAGGTCCACAAGCAGATATAGATGACAG GAATCTCGCTGATATATCATTGGATGCTACTGGGGAATCCTTGAATTTTGAAGGAGATCTTCGAAACACTGATGACCCCCAGCATGAATCCCTGGACATACATGGCACTCATACTAGCAGCACTCGTAGTGTTACAACTGGCAAGAATCTTGATGTCGAGGAGCTTGAAATGCTCTTGGAGGCATATTTTGTGCAAATTGATGGtacactaaacaagttatccACG CTGAGGGAGTATGTTGATGACACTGAGGATTACATCAATATAATGTTGGATGACAAACAGAACCATCTTCTGCAAATGGGTGTAATGCTGACAACAGCAACCCTGGTAGTTAGTGCCTTTGTTGTTGTGGCTGGTATTTTCGGTATGAATATTAAAATTGACCTGTTTGATGAAGCCAAAGCGGGAATGCGAGAGTGGTTGTGGACTATTGGTGGCAGCACTATAGGGTCCGTAGTCTTGTACATAATTGCTATCGTATGGTGCAAGTATAAACGCTTGCTGGAGTAG
- the LOC126783367 gene encoding serine carboxypeptidase-like 2 translates to MAGIVLPELAASSDKKMKWMCLNLLLVLVLSGVAMSKNITTTLPGYPGTLPFSLETGYVSVGDLDELQFFYYFIESQRDPVRDPLLLWLTGGPGCSGLSGLIYEIGPFTFDYTAFNGSFPTLVDNAYSWTQIANIIFIDAPVGTGFSYSNTQEDYNTSDTESAEAVYQFLRKWMIQHPKFRYNQLYIAGDSYSGVIVPQVALKVSDGNLNGVRPAMKLQGYLLGNPVTELHSDENSRIEFYHRVTLISSELYASIQESCQGEYVYPNVSNSDCMDDIGLVAECTIRVDDANILQPKCSWALPRVADRSIKQGLKFFDDIPDEIIQSPTKRERHWCRNSNYVLSYIWANDESVQAALSIRNGTITDWKRCNKSLAYESNVLSVVNYHHELIGRGYRSLIYSGDHDGLIPYIGTLAWINYLNLTSVDGWRPWYVDGNVAGFTEKYTNDASDGLTFATLKGAGHTAPEYMPQQALDMIDRWLAYYPL, encoded by the exons ATGGCAGGGATAGTGTTACCAGAATTAGCAGCCAGCAGTGACAAGAAGATGAAATGGATGTGTCTGAATTTACTTCTTGTGCTGGTTCTCTCCGGTGTCGCTATGTCGAAGAATATCACTACTACTCTGCCTGGTTACCCTGGTACACTCCCATTCAGTCTAGAAACCGG ATATGTGAGTGTGGGAGATTTGGATGAGTTGCAGTTCTTTTACTACTTCATTGAGTCACAAAGGGACCCTGTAAGGGATCCTCTCTTGCTTTGGCTCACCGGAGGCCCTGGTTGTTCTGGTCTCTCTGGCCTTATCTATGAAATCG GTCCATTCACTTTTGACTATACTGCCTTCAATGGTAGCTTTCCTACTCTCGTGGATAACGCTTACTCATGGACACAG ATTGCCAACATTATCTTTATAGATGCACCAGTTGGTACTGGTTTCTCCTACTCAAATACTCAGGAAGATTACAATACCAGTGACACTGAATCAGCAGAAGCCGTGTACCAATTTCTCCGAAAG TGGATGATCCAACATCCCAAGTTTAGGTACAATCAACTCTACATTGCTGGAGATTCATATTCAGGCGTCATTGTTCCTCAAGTTGCTCTTAAAGTATCAGATG GTAATCTTAATGGAGTCAGGCCAGCCATGAAGCTCCAG GGATATCTACTTGGAAATCCTGTAACAGAGTTGCACAGCGATGAGAATTCAAGAATCGAATTTTACCACCGCGTCACACTTATATCCAGTGAACTTTATGCG TCCATCCAAGAAAGTTGCCAAGGTGAATATGTTTATCCAAATGTGAGCAATTCAGATTGCATGGACGACATTGGACTTGTTGCAGAG TGCACTATAAGAGTAGATGATGCAAACATTTTGCAACCAAAATGTTCATGGGCATTGCCAAGAGTAGCAGATAGATCAATAAAACAAGGGCTGAAATTCTTTGACGACATCCCAGATGAAATCATTCAATCACCAACTAAACGAGAAAGACATTGGTGTCGT AACAGCAACTATGTGCTGTCTTATATATGGGCGAATGATGAATCAGTCCAAGCAGCTCTCAGCATTCGAAAC GGTACCATAACGGATTGGAAGAGGTGCAATAAGAGTTTGGCTTATGAATCTAATGTGTTGAGCGTGGTTAATTACCATCATGAGCTCATCGGAAGAGGCTATCGTTCTTTAATATACAG TGGTGATCATGATGGTTTGATTCCATACATCGGCACACTAGCATGGATAAATTATCTCAACCTGACTTCCGTTGATGGATGGAGACCGTGGTATGTCGATGGAAATGTTGCAGG ATTTACCGAGAAGTATACAAATGATGCGTCAGATGGATTGACCTTTGCAACTTTGAAG GGGGCGGGTCATACAGCTCCTGAGTACATGCCTCAGCAAGCGTTGGATATGATAGATAGATGGTTGGCTTACTATCCTCTCTGA
- the LOC126785325 gene encoding uncharacterized protein LOC126785325: protein MSSIGQSILMALTVTVNKFASSNVQAVQRKHRKGPKKTTSSGTTTDFGRRGLLLSAAVAAPQLSDSATELLKKYLKKSEDNKAKNDKERMDDYYRRNYKDYFQFEEGPLRGKKTPLTEAEKGILDWLDGNK, encoded by the exons ATGAGCTCAATAGGGCAGAGCATTTTGATGGCCCTCACTGTTACTGTGAACAAGTTTGCTTCCTCTAATGTGCAGGCAGTTCAAAGAAAACATAGAAAAGGACCAAAGAAAACCACTTCCTCCGGCACCACAACCGATTTCGGAAGAAGAGGGCTGCTCTTATCTGCTGCAGTTGCTGCTCCCCAACTCAGTGACTCTGCCACTGAGCTTCTCAAAA aGTATCTTAAGAAGTCAGAAGACAACAAGGCCAAGAATGACAAGGAG AGAATGGACGATTATTACAGGCGGAATTACAAGGACTATTTTCAGTTTGAGGAAGGACCTTTGAGGGGAAAGAAAACACCGCTTACAGAAGCAGAGAAGGGTATTCTTGATTGGCTTGACGGCAACAAATGA
- the LOC126783414 gene encoding protein SRG1-like: MEKSSDSSYFHEASYVEETGQLRTTRVPVVQELARQGLNHLPQRFVVVQPERHHEKPAPLSSHRVSEPLLSINMAKLRGNDRDEELAKLLRGAKTWGMVVLEGHGVAESVLNGVRDVVKEFFGLSFEEKKASVGSYVSVDNMGYGRNFVKSEEQPLDWIDRVTMKAAPAGATEGLHVWPQRPSNFRHVIEQYVAEARHIFNDILEALAEAISLERHVFLRNFDPHESEINVRVNYYPPCPRPDQALGLTPHTDASALTLLLQFEAGRGLQVLRDTKWVTVPWPKEAMLVNVGDLLEIMSNGMCKSPWHRVVTQMDVERFSVALFYNPSPQTEIEPIGIRALANEDDVEAYKKVVVGEYLQHFYSISPTVKKQAISFAKRVPGS; encoded by the exons ATGGAGAAAAGTAGTGACAGTAGTTACTTTCATGAAGCCAGCTACGTAGAGGAAACAGGTCAACTAAGAACCACAAGAGTGCCTGTAGTTCAAGAACTAGCTCGCCAGGGGCTCAACCACCTACCGCAGAGGTTCGTGGTGGTGCAACCTGAACGCCACCATGAAAAGCCAGCACCTCTATCCAGCCACCGTGTCTCGGAACCCCTATTATCCATAAACATGGCCAAATTACGAGGCAACGATCGAGACGAAGAGTTGGCCAAGCTACTGAGGGGAGCTAAGACATGGGGTATGGTTGTACTTGAAGGCCACGGAGTAGCTGAGTCTGTTTTGAATGGTGTGAGGGATGTAGTAAAGGAGTTCTTTGGGTTGTCGTTTGAGGAGAAGAAGGCAAGTGTTGGCTCGTATGTGAGCGTCGATAATATGGGATATGGCCGGAACTTTGTCAAGTCGGAAGAGCAGCCGTTGGATTGGATTGATCGCGTGACCATGAAAGCAGCTCCGGCGGGAGCAACCGAAGGGCTTCATGTTTGGCCTCAAAGGCCTTCTAATTTCAG ACATGTTATAGAGCAATACGTTGCAGAAGCAAGACACATCTTCAATGACATACTCGAAGCCCTTGCCGAAGCCATATCACTAGAAAGACATGTATTCCTCCGAAACTTTGACCCCCATGAGAGTGAGATCAATGTGAGAGTGAATTACTACCCACCATGCCCAAGGCCAGACCAAGCCCTCGGCCTAACTCCACATACTGATGCCAGTGCCCTCACTCTCCTTCTTCAGTTTGAAGCCGGCCGAGGGCTCCAAGTGCTGCGGGACACGAAATGGGTGACTGTGCCTTGGCCAAAAGAGGCAATGCTAGTGAATGTGGGAGACTTACTAGAGATTATGAGCAATGGGATGTGTAAAAGTCCATGGCATAGGGTTGTTACCCAAATGGATGTGGAGAGGTTTTCGGTGGCTTTGTTCTATAATCCTAGTCCTCAAACTGAGATTGAGCCGATTGGGATACGTGCATTGGCAAATGAGGATGATGTTGAGGCGTATAAGAAGGTGGTTGTGGGTGAATATCTGCAACATTTTTATAGCATTAGTCCTACTGTGAAGAAACAAGCTATCAGCTTTGCCAAGAGAGTACCCGGATCATAA
- the LOC126783972 gene encoding protein SOB FIVE-LIKE 5-like, whose amino-acid sequence MDVLASECSSGCESGWTLYLEQSVLSQHPSGLHKDGFCEEYKEKRISYSNEDEEEEEDQSMVSDASSGPPHFNEDEVYFDENNNGGFYSPSKDVQTLKYGGRKQRIKDVQTLNQDLQQHQPSFLDDTASSPLFNISKNNFMVSNNQASGDSVLDYSQGFSSTHFQGRSAYQNHYGFFQSGNQLLDQNQWFEGNEITRSSYHK is encoded by the exons ATGGATGTGTTGGCATCAGAATGCAGTAGCGGTTGTGAGTCTGGTTGGACTCTATACCTAGAGCAATCTGTTCTTTCTCAACATCCCAGTGGTTTACATAAAGATGGTTTTTGTGAGGAGTATAAGGAAAAGAGAATTAGCTATAGTaatgaggatgaagaagaggaagaagaccAGTCAATGGTTTCTGATGCTTCTTCGGGGCCTCCTCATTTCAATGAAGATGAGGTTTACTTTGATGAAAACAATAATGGGGGTTTCTATTCTCCATCCAAAGATGTTCAGACATTGAAGTATGGAGGAAGAAAGCAGAGGATCAAAGATGTTCAAACATTGAATCAAGATCTACAGCAACATCAACCATCTTTTCTTGATGACACTGCTAGCTCCCCTTTGTTCAACATTTCCAAG AACAATTTCATGGTGTCCAATAATCAGGCTTCCGGTGATAGTGTCCTGGATTATTCACAAGGTTTCTCATCAACTCATTTTCAG GGGAGATCTGCATACCAAAACCACTATGGTTTCTTCCAATCAGGAAATCAACTTCTGGATCAAAACCA GTGGTTTGAAGGGAATGAGATAACAAGATCTTCATATCATAAATGA
- the LOC126783689 gene encoding LOW QUALITY PROTEIN: F-box/FBD/LRR-repeat protein At1g13570-like (The sequence of the model RefSeq protein was modified relative to this genomic sequence to represent the inferred CDS: substituted 3 bases at 3 genomic stop codons), giving the protein MELVQLDRISSLPNEVTEKILSCLPLREAVRTSVLSSKWRYKSAMLQDLIFNELAWRESHNYDDQTSQTFANMIDHVLLLHIGPIRKFDLFVVEVATRDLDRWLTHLSRNSIKELVLCIWIYNYRIPSCVFSCQDLVHLELVMGPDTEVCLRPPSTFKGFRSLKSLQLGGINMARHVFENLVCCSPLLERLILQHCNGLMVLNIVAPNLKFLDIFGAFYLVNLKRTLNLADASFAVHIDTDGPNQRWVPDAWIPSSSSNLLKLFDHLPHIERLALSWTPXRXFICXLVLYFYLVYLSLGALPEKLPKACEYLKVLSMVICFDDPDAILTALCILRSSPALQELEVLVDRGKKLTRAPGVVEAQKSSSLEVSYNCTHPELRLVKISNISGVKAELDFIKFLLLGSPQLERMTVTPPEFPQPASVKGFPKLVKELLLFKRESKHAEIVLLDP; this is encoded by the exons ATGGAGTTGGTTCAGTTGGATAGAATTAGCAGTTTGCCGAATGAGGTGACAGAAAAGATTTTGTCATGTTTACCGCTGAGGGAAGCAGTGAGGACAAGTGTTTTATCCAGCAAGTGGAGGTACAAATCGGCCATGCTTCAAGATCTAATCTTCAATGAACTTGCGTGGAGGGAAAGTCACAATTATGATGATCAAACCTCCCAAACCTTTGCCAACATGATTGATCATGTGCTCTTACTTCATATTGGCCCCATTCGcaagtttgatttgtttgttGTTGAGGTAGCCACTCGTGATCTTGATCGATGGCTTACTCATCTATCAAGAAACTCGATCAAAGAGTTGGTACTTTGTATTTGGATATATAATTACCGGATTCCATCATGTGTGTTTTCTTGTCAAGATCTGGTTCATCTGGAGTTGGTTATGGGTCCAGACACTGAGGTTTGTCTCAGACCTCCATCAACATTTAAAGGATTCAGGAGCTTGAAGAGTCTTCAACTAGGTGGCATCAACATGGCCCGGCATGTGTTTGAAAATTTGGTGTGTTGCAGTCCTCTGCTTGAGAGATTAATATTGCAACATTGTAACGGTCTAATGGTTCTGAATATCGTTGCACCAAATCTCaaatttttagatattttcgGTGCCTTTTATCTTGTCAACCTTAAGCGTACCCTGAATCTTGCTGATGCTTCATTCGCTGTTCACATCGATACTGATGGTCCTAACCAAAGATGGGTTCCTGATGCTTGGATTCCTAGCAGTTCTAGCAATTTGCTCAAACTTTTTGACCACCTCCCTCATATTGAAAGGCTTGCATTAAGTTGGACACCTTGAAGGTAATTTATTTGCTAGCTGGTATTATACTTTTATTTAGTG TATTTGTCTCTTGGTGCCTTGCCAGAAAAGCTTCCTAAAGCATGTGAATACCTGAAAGTTCTCTCTATGGTTATATGCTTTGATGATCCGGATGCAATTTTAACTGCTCTATGCATTCTGAGAAGCTCCCCTGCGCTGCAGGAACTAGAAGTTCTC GTGGACCGCGGAAAGAAACTCACAAGGGCACCCGGTGTTGTCGAAGCACAGAAATCTTCTAGTTTAGAAGTGAGCTACAATTGTACACATCCTGAACTGCGGCTTGTGAAAATAAGTAATATCTCTGGTGTTAAAGCGGAACTAGATTTCATCAAATTTCTACTTTTAGGTTCACCTCAACTTGAGAGAATGACTGTCACACCGCCTGAATTTCCTCAACCTGCTTCTGTGAAAGGTTTTCCAAAACTAGTAAAAGAGCTGCTCCTGTTTAAACGTGAATCAAAGCATGCAGAGATAGTTCTTCTGGACCCATGA